In one window of Burkholderiales bacterium DNA:
- a CDS encoding 2-dehydropantoate 2-reductase has protein sequence MTSLPAPSLPPVRRVAVVGAGAVGGYYGGMLALAGVPVTLIARAAHVDAIARDGLAIVRADRRDVARVEATTQMTAIRTADVVLVCVKSPDTRAVALEMAPHLAPGATVVSLQNGVANADVLAETLPAVVLASVVWVGVSMDAPGVVRHAGRGDLELGVARSGAGRPGAKARAADIAAMFERAGVPCPVVDDIDAALWRKLITNCAFNAISALGRARYGRMAAEPAIRELMETAIREAVAVARASGVAIDEAAMIASVWRTAAAMAAQHSSTAQDVVRGKRTEIDMLNGFVVSRGDALGVPVPVNRTLHALVRLREAGDDLA, from the coding sequence ATGACCTCCCTGCCCGCGCCCTCGCTTCCACCGGTTCGCCGCGTCGCCGTCGTCGGCGCCGGCGCCGTCGGAGGCTACTACGGCGGCATGCTCGCGCTCGCCGGCGTCCCGGTCACGCTCATCGCGCGCGCGGCGCACGTCGATGCGATCGCGCGCGACGGCCTCGCGATCGTCCGCGCCGACCGCCGCGACGTCGCGCGCGTCGAGGCCACGACGCAGATGACCGCGATCCGGACGGCCGACGTCGTGCTCGTCTGCGTGAAGTCCCCCGACACGCGCGCCGTGGCGCTCGAGATGGCGCCGCACCTCGCGCCCGGCGCGACCGTGGTGAGCCTTCAGAACGGCGTCGCTAACGCAGACGTCCTCGCCGAAACGCTTCCCGCTGTCGTGCTCGCGTCGGTCGTGTGGGTGGGCGTGTCGATGGACGCGCCCGGTGTCGTGCGGCACGCCGGACGCGGCGACCTGGAACTGGGCGTGGCGCGAAGCGGCGCCGGCCGACCGGGCGCGAAGGCGCGGGCCGCCGACATCGCGGCGATGTTCGAGCGCGCGGGCGTGCCCTGCCCGGTCGTGGACGACATCGACGCCGCGCTGTGGCGCAAACTCATCACCAACTGCGCGTTCAACGCGATCTCGGCGCTCGGCCGCGCGCGCTACGGACGCATGGCCGCGGAGCCCGCGATCCGCGAACTCATGGAGACCGCGATCCGCGAAGCGGTCGCCGTCGCCCGCGCCTCGGGCGTCGCGATCGACGAGGCCGCGATGATCGCCTCGGTCTGGCGCACGGCCGCGGCGATGGCCGCGCAGCACTCGTCCACCGCGCAGGACGTCGTGCGCGGCAAGCGCACCGAGATCGACATGCTGAACGGATTCGTCGTCTCGCGCGGAGACGCGCTGGGCGTCCCGGTGCCGGTCAACCGCACGCTCCACGCGCTCGTCCGCCTGCGCGAGGCCGGCGACGATCTCGCGTGA
- the msrA gene encoding peptide-methionine (S)-S-oxide reductase MsrA, translating to MRHSAFALLLGLASSAMAAAPVPAPALDMKASPSGGLQTAVFAGGCFWGVEAVYRHLNGVTRAVSGYAGGTAPNPTYEAVSSGRTGHAESVEITFDPKVVSYGTLLRVFFSVAHDPTELNRQGPDVGTQYRSAIYTTNDEQQRIAAAYIAQLDGAKAFRSKIVTELAPLANFHPAEAYHQDYVARHPTQPYIVYNDLPKLDALKRQFPSMVAAKPLAN from the coding sequence ATGCGCCATTCCGCATTCGCACTTCTGCTGGGTCTCGCCTCGTCCGCGATGGCGGCCGCGCCCGTGCCCGCGCCCGCGCTCGACATGAAGGCGTCCCCATCCGGGGGATTGCAGACCGCGGTGTTCGCCGGCGGTTGCTTCTGGGGCGTTGAAGCCGTCTACCGGCACCTGAACGGCGTCACGCGGGCGGTCTCCGGCTACGCCGGCGGCACGGCGCCCAACCCGACCTACGAAGCGGTGTCGTCGGGACGCACCGGCCACGCGGAGTCGGTCGAGATCACCTTCGACCCGAAGGTCGTGAGCTACGGCACGCTGCTGCGCGTGTTCTTCTCGGTCGCGCACGATCCGACCGAATTGAACCGCCAGGGACCCGACGTCGGCACGCAGTACCGTTCGGCGATCTACACGACCAACGACGAGCAGCAGCGGATCGCGGCAGCGTACATCGCGCAACTCGACGGCGCGAAGGCGTTCCGGTCGAAGATCGTGACCGAACTCGCGCCGCTCGCGAATTTCCATCCGGCGGAGGCCTACCACCAGGATTACGTGGCGCGCCATCCGACGCAACCGTACATCGTCTACAACGACCTGCCGAAGCTCGACGCGCTCAAGCGCCAGTTCCCGTCGATGGTGGCGGCGAAGCCGCTCGCGAACTGA
- a CDS encoding DUF1993 domain-containing protein — translation MSISMYQVSIPRFTHMLHNLAAILDRAQAYADAKKLDPSVLPTARLYPDMLPLAAQVRIACDTANGVATRLAGAAAPTFGDDKTIADLKARIETSIAFLKTVAAADIDGAEKKETVVKVGGKDVTYAGLQYLLARAIPNFYFHVTTAYAILRHNGLEIGKGDFLGNTLSP, via the coding sequence GTGTCGATCTCGATGTATCAGGTGAGCATTCCCCGGTTCACCCACATGCTGCACAACCTCGCGGCGATCCTCGACCGGGCGCAGGCCTACGCGGACGCGAAGAAGCTCGATCCGTCGGTGCTGCCGACCGCGCGGCTCTACCCCGACATGCTTCCGTTGGCGGCCCAGGTCAGGATCGCCTGCGACACGGCCAACGGCGTGGCCACACGGCTTGCGGGCGCCGCGGCGCCGACCTTCGGCGACGACAAGACGATCGCGGACCTGAAGGCGCGCATCGAGACGTCGATCGCGTTCCTGAAGACGGTCGCCGCGGCGGACATCGATGGCGCCGAGAAGAAGGAGACCGTCGTCAAGGTCGGCGGCAAGGACGTCACCTACGCGGGCCTGCAGTACCTGCTCGCGCGCGCGATCCCGAACTTCTACTTCCACGTGACGACCGCGTACGCCATCCTGCGTCACAACGGGCTCGAGATCGGCAAGGGCGATTTCCTGGGCAACACGCTGTCGCCGTAG